The Sesamum indicum cultivar Zhongzhi No. 13 linkage group LG1, S_indicum_v1.0, whole genome shotgun sequence genome includes a window with the following:
- the LOC105162349 gene encoding peptidyl-prolyl cis-trans isomerase E-like codes for MNEGVQKNTLYVGGLAEEVNEHILHAAFIPFGDIKDVKTPLDHATQKHRSFGFVTFLEREDAAAAMDNMDGAELYGRVLTVNYALPERIKGGEHGWAAQPIWADADTWFERQQQEQEMQRLQAEQRAAMQAAEELHRKKMAEDRQGETEEADTNEDPMAKAEAEVLKQNAGA; via the exons ATGAATGAGGGAGTGCAGAAGAACACCCTGTACGTGGGGGGTCTGGCGGAGGAAGTAAACGAGCACATTCTGCACGCCGCCTTCATACCCTTCGGGGACATCAAGGATGTGAAGACCCCATTGGACCACGCCACACAGAAGCACCGCTCCTTCGGCTTCGTCACTTTTCTCGAAAGAGAGGACGCCGCCGCCGCCATGGACAACATGGACGGCGCCGAGCTGTACGGCCGCGTGCTTACCGTCAATTACGCACTACCTGAGCGCATCAAGGGTGGCGAACATGGCTGGGCGGCGCAACCTA TTTGGGCGGATGCTGACACCTGGTTCGAGAGACAGCAGCAGGAACAGGAAATGCAACGACTGCAAGCAGAGCAGCGAGCAGCAATGCAGGCTGCTGAAGAATTGCACAGGAAGAAAATGGCTGAGGATCGACAAGGTGAAACAGAAGAAGCTGATACGAATGAAGATCCGATGGCAAAGGCCGAAGCAGAGGTTTTGAAGCAGAACGCCGGGGCCTAG
- the LOC105162358 gene encoding dof zinc finger protein DOF5.4: MQDIHAIGGGGGGGGGGGRFFGGGDRRLRPHSHPSHQALKCPRCDSVNTKFCYYNNYNLSQPRHFCKSCRRYWTKGGVLRNVPVGGGCRKTKRSKQKSSVAPSGEAQRERSSNAQSSSSESSSLTAATTAATPTSAMAEEGSAPSNTTSNSAVAYSFPDARFFNASPNFDHQPIVNQPRDGQIFTTEIGSFTTLMTSSSEMMGFGMGDIPTTSYSQAQEENPKPVSENPGPGLLGTAAVEELKMQEMTGGLNNAAATLDWGSCGGGGGGEDEGLFDLTAAIDPAYWSQHQWTDNDQSLNYLP; encoded by the coding sequence GGTGGAGGAGGCggcggcggtggtggtggtagGTTCTTTGGGGGCGGAGATAGGAGGCTGCGGCCCCACAGCCATCCCAGCCATCAGGCTTTGAAGTGTCCCCGCTGTGACTCGGTCAACACTAAATTTTGTTACTACAACAACTACAATCTCTCCCAGCCGCGCCACTTCTGCAAGAGCTGCCGCCGTTATTGGACCAAAGGTGGCGTCCTCCGCAACGTTCCCGTCGGGGGAGGTTGCCGGAAGACGAAGCGTTCGAAACAGAAAAGCAGCGTCGCTCCGTCCGGCGAAGCGCAGAGAGAACGTAGCTCGAATGCGCAAAGTTCGAGCAGCGAGAGCTCCAGCCTCACCGCCGCCACCACGGCCGCAACTCCTACCTCCGCCATGGCAGAAGAAGGCTCCGCACCGAGTAACACGACTTCGAACTCCGCCGTGGCTTACAGTTTCCCGGATGCGAGATTCTTCAACGCAAGCCCTAACTTCGATCACCAGCCGATCGTAAATCAGCCAAGGGACGGCCAGATCTTTACGACGGAGATCGGGAGCTTCACGACCCTGATGACGTCGTCGTCGGAGATGATGGGGTTCGGGATGGGCGACATTCCGACGACTTCCTACTCGCAGGCGCAGGAGGAGAACCCAAAGCCGGTATCAGAAAACCCAGGACCTGGGCTGTTGGGGACAGCGGCTGTGGAAGAGCTGAAGATGCAGGAAATGACAGGAGGGCTGAACAACGCAGCGGCGACGCTGGACTGGGGGAGCTGCGGCGGTGGAGGAGGTGGAGAAGATGAAGGGCTGTTTGATCTAACGGCTGCCATAGATCCAGCATACTGGAGTCAACACCAGTGGACTGACAATGATCAATCGCTGAATTACCTTCCATAG